A single region of the Gemmata palustris genome encodes:
- a CDS encoding ATP-grasp domain-containing protein gives MRKPFAIYHEHPDWFRPLFAELERRDIPFVRLDPRAHVYDSGEHSSPYALVFNRMSPSAYLRGGVQGMFFTVGFMAHLERLGVPVVNGLNGFSTEISKARQLTLLESLGLPYPRSRVINHSSKAVEASEGLRFPVVVKANIGGSGAGIVKFASRDVLVAAVEANQLDFGVDHTALVQEFVPARGGHITRVETLGGKFLYAIKVYTTGESFNLCPADICQRADGVELVRAACPIDAPKTGLKVEGYTPPPEVIAACEKIMQTAGIDVGGIEYMVDDRDGKIVYYDVNALSNFVADAVNVVGFDPFARLVDYLVARAK, from the coding sequence ATGCGGAAGCCGTTCGCCATTTATCACGAGCACCCCGACTGGTTCCGCCCGCTGTTCGCGGAACTGGAGCGCCGGGACATCCCGTTCGTTCGCCTCGATCCGCGGGCGCACGTCTACGACTCGGGCGAGCACTCGTCGCCCTACGCGCTCGTATTCAACCGCATGAGCCCGTCCGCCTACTTGCGCGGCGGGGTACAGGGGATGTTCTTCACGGTCGGGTTCATGGCCCACCTGGAGCGCCTCGGCGTGCCGGTCGTGAACGGGTTGAACGGTTTCTCCACCGAGATTTCCAAGGCCCGGCAGCTCACATTGCTCGAATCGCTCGGGCTGCCGTACCCGCGGTCGCGCGTGATTAATCACTCGTCGAAGGCGGTGGAGGCAAGCGAGGGCTTGCGCTTCCCCGTAGTGGTGAAGGCCAACATCGGCGGGAGCGGCGCGGGGATCGTGAAGTTCGCGTCGCGCGACGTTCTCGTGGCGGCAGTCGAAGCGAACCAGCTCGATTTCGGGGTCGATCACACCGCGCTCGTGCAAGAGTTCGTCCCGGCACGCGGCGGGCACATCACCCGCGTCGAAACGCTCGGCGGAAAATTCCTCTACGCGATCAAGGTTTACACTACCGGCGAATCGTTCAACCTGTGCCCCGCGGACATCTGCCAGCGCGCGGACGGCGTCGAACTGGTCCGCGCCGCGTGCCCCATTGACGCGCCGAAAACCGGGCTGAAGGTGGAGGGCTACACGCCCCCGCCCGAGGTGATCGCAGCGTGCGAGAAGATCATGCAGACGGCGGGAATTGATGTCGGCGGGATCGAGTACATGGTTGACGATCGAGACGGCAAAATCGTCTATTACGATGTCAACGCGCTCTCCAACTTCGTGGCCGATGCGGTGAACGTGGTCGGGTTCGATCCGTTCGCCCGGCTCGTCGATTATCTGGTGGCGCGGGCGAAATAG